The window TGAACAttatttaacacaaggttttagttgaaaacatgaaatcatccaattttaaagatattgaaaacaatattactcttggatgattttggtgcataaataaagaatgaaatgcatgaaagtcctagtgcaccaacaaccttacaaagagatcttaagaagctttggtcttgaaaaactcttctctttgaggtggtcttcttcttcatgatttctccttggcttgatttgtctttgtgattgccactttgaaaatcatcttgcctaatcacacttgaaatatgatcattagttctaaaccttgttttgttatcatcaaaatcaagattaaccaaaccttggtttcacacatATGTTACTCTCTaagattatgcatgtattgacttactacactcaatgcataagcaaaatctggtcttgtatgagctaagtacattaatctccccacaagtctctggtatcttcccttatcggttgatacttaattaggctcaacacacaatttcagaccttcttctattggtgtatcaataggttgacatcccgacattccaatctcctgtaaaagatctaaggcgtactttctttgagacagaaaaattccttcacttgatcgagaaacttcaatcccaagaaagtattttagaggacctagatctttcatttcaaattctctagatagataattttgtagagcttttctttcttcaggatcatttcctataACTACCATgccatccacatatacgatgagtgttgtaatcttaccatgttgtttttcaggaacaaagtgtgatctgaattactttgacgatagccaaaagctctcattgactttgtgaaccttccaaaccatgctcttgggaattgcttcaacccatacaatgacttcttcaatttgcacaccttctaaCATTGCTTtgctgacaccatgcatcctggtggaagatccatatatacttcttcagataactcgccatgcagaaagacatttttcacatcgaactgttgtaatggccagtccgggtttgcagctaaagacagtaatactcgaattgtgttgatcttagctacaggtgcaaatgtctctgtgtagtcaattcataagtttgagtgtacccttttgctaccaatcttgctttaaatcattcaatactaccatctgccttgtacttcatagtatagatccaacgacacccaactggcttctttcctggtggacattctacgagttcccatgtttcattcttctgcaatgatttcatctcttcattcatggctgctttccactTTGGATCAACTagggcttcctgcacactgttaggaatagctacagtagataattgatttacaaatgacttatttgattcagataAACGATGGTTatacacatagttgctcatgggatatttgactttggtagacaattcaggttcacatgtgggtttaggaatacctttattatgacggtgtggtaaccgtttcatgaatggatcaggttccaaattaagaacaccctcaacagacgacgattggtttggtatttcagtgaaaaCATCTTCGAGAGTGGGTGCTTGTCCTGGTATGGGGATTTGATGGACACAAGAGTCCTCAGCGTAGGGGGCCAAGACTTGTTTCTTCGTGTAGATGCTATTACTTTGGGTATTTATTTTTCACGACATTAATTATACCCATCTTATCTTAAttactcaaaattattttactgcagtagtaaattttttaaaaatttatttaaacatatttgaataaattaacACTATTTAGAGCtataatttgattgaatttgttGGATTCAATGTCAACTCAAGTTCAATCTAatcttatttaaattaaattctcaTATTACTTAGATGAGTAAATATGGAaaggataataacataaaacttagaaattttctaagtgtaatattaatataatataattattatatatatatatacttttattctaactttttgtattaaataaaataaaaatgaagttaaaattaactaaatatatattataggaatttatcacaattataatttttttctcttgttttacaaaattaaaattttgaattttaaaaatataattgtattaACATGTTAAAATGTATATATCAAATGGATTTCGAGTTTGGCTTCAATTTATAAAACATCATCCCAAACTCAATTCACTTTCATGACAGATTGAGATTTACAACAAGttaatgttcttttttttcctttattattattattattattattattattattattattattattataggttttactattattaatattattatttcgtTAGGCTCCATTTTCAAGTTGTCATAAGAGCTACATGTCATATTATGGTATTTTGTTTTTACCTCTCCTTTGCATTGAGAAAGGGTCTTCAGACTTAcctacaaatgatttttttccccTCTGATCTTCTCATTTTTagctcaaaataaaagaaagaaaaatatctttCACAAGAAATGGTTGATGGTGATTCTCACGGTGGGGCTTGCTTTGGTCACGGTTCTCATGGTCTCCTTATCTTGGTTGgcaatgaagaagagaaaaggtAATTAAAAATCTATGGTAAAGCAACACTGaaactttcttcttctttttttttctcgcatattttttttttccttttttcctttaccataatcaaataaaatataatcattcTAAAAATTCTAAGCACTTGAAAACTGTCTTTATTTGACctgctttaatttttttttttgtagattgTTTTTACAAATAACTAGAAACATGAAAATAAGTTGAGAACTTTTATATTGTACATAAATGCTTGATTTCTTTATGGAGAATAGATTGAAAAAACCGTaaacaattttgtttaaaacatcatcaaacaatgttctaattaatttctatttttaccaTAATCAAATAATGTAGAATAATTCCACAAACCTAAGTGCTTAAAAATTTAACATGCATTAACTATTTGTTATTGATTCTCAACATATGCAGGTAAAGGAAGACAACATAAattgttgtttaatttgaaCTTGAGTGATACGTGGCTTGCACACTATTCAAAAGCAAAGCAGGGCAATGAAAGTAGGACACCTTCTAAATTGCAATTATTTGATCTAAGCACTATAGCTGCAGCAACAAATAATTTCTCCTTCACTAATAAACTTGGACGGGGCGGTTTTGGCTCAGTTTATAAGGTACTCATTCTCAATGATGTGTATTGAATTTGTATGGCTTGTTAATCACTTCTACATATATGTTTCATGACAACTACTATATCAAGTTGAATTTTCCGCTATATAGATCATGAATAAGCTAAATTTGGATTATAATGATCATTAGGGCCAATTATCTAATGGACAAGAAATAGCTGTGAAAAGATTATCAAAGGATTTAGGGCAAGGAGTAGAAGAATTTAAGAATGAAGTCACCTTAATTACAAAACTCCAACACAGAAATCTTGTGAAGCTTCTAGGTTGTTGtattgaagaagaagagaaagtgcTAATCTATGAGTACATGCCAAACAAAAGCTTGGACTCTTTCATTTTTGGTATTGATGTCTAATCTTCTAccattttgttaatattttttacctTTGGTTCTTATATAATCATTTAGAAAGGCTCTTTTAACCATTCATTCATTACTAATTAATGTTTCATATCTTTTATACAGATGAAACAAAAAGATCAATGTTAACTTGGGAGAAGCGCTTTGAAATCATTATTGGAATTGCCCAAGGGATCTTATATCTTCATCAAGACTCAAGATTAAGAATCATACATAGAGATCTAAAAGCAAGCAATGTTCTATTAGATGTTGATATGATCCCaaaaatttcagattttggtATGGCTAGATTATTTGGTGGGAATCAAATTGAAGGAAGCACAAATCGGGTAGTTGGGACATAGTAAGTATCATATATGAGATACCAATAAGGAACACATGATTAAATCTTAATAGTTTTTCTTGTTTGTCACTGCAGTGGTTATATGTCACCTAAATATGCAATGGAAGgactattttcaataaaatatgatGTATATAGCTTTGGGGTTTTGCTATTAGAGATTATTACTGGGAGAAAAAACACAACTTATTATTATGGTAGCCCCTCCTTCAACTTAGTTGGATATGTAAGTAAATTGAACCTTTGTTGCTTTATTTTCCCttatattatttacttatgtAAGCTAtttgatattgaaaaaataaaaataggtttGGAGCCTATGGACAGAAAGCAAAGCCTTAGACATAGTAGATCTATCACTAGAAAAGCCAAATCATACAAACGAAGTATTGAGATGCGTCCACATTGGACTCTTATGTGTGCAAGAATTCGTAATAGATCGACCTACCATGTTGACAATTATTTCCATGTTGGGTAACAACTCCACTCTCCCTCTTCCTAATCAGCCTGCATTTGTTGTGAAACCATGTCATAATGATGCAAACTCACCTAGTGTAGAAGCTTCTATAAATGAGCTAACAATAACTATGGATGCACGTTAAATGTTTAAGCTCTCAAGTATACATTTATTTACCATGACAATAAATTATGcacacaatataattaaatttctctACCTTTATaactcacttttttctttttaattagatgtaattataggGTAATATATGTATGCTTATgtggatgagaaaaaaaatggttagttttttatttatttacataattgACTAATTCTTATGTTTTGCAAGGCTTCTGGATACATATTTGAGCAATTGATCAAACATATTTGTTTAATTGAAAGCTTAATTGAGTCTTTCAATAGGGTCTTTAGTTCCAATTCTAATTTGGAAATGAGTAGTTGCACTAGTATTCTTATACTTGATTGAAATATCAATGGTTTTCACTTAGAAAATCTATTGAagttcaattcaaaattttgaaaacaaacatAGTACTTGTAGGGTGTCCGTGTTGGGAACCCTGGATTACTCCGTTCTTATGCTCTTGATTGTGTAGGATGCATGCAAATCTATACTaagctctctaaatctatcacaaCGAATAAAcaggtattaaaaaataatatggatGCCATAGAAAACATTGATCTGGATGTTCCCGAATCAATTCCAAtcgatgtagataactccaaatTCATAAAGGATCtcataaacaccatgatcttccgcTCGATGACATTTCTTTGTATCTAAGCATTGAAATGGTGGAGATTTCAAGGATAGAGATTAGTGTTCTCTCTCTAGACTGAAGGGAGAATGGCAAGacttggaaaccctaacccctaaaggagtatttataagcttcctgttgggcttaagtgacttaagcccaccatgggcttgggtcacttaatttagcttaaaaaagttgttgattgattaattaaccatacaaggcctaattaatcaattagcctagtccAGAGATACCACTTACTTATCCCTGTGCAACCTTGCGTGATTATCAAAACGCCCTgatacacaaaagtgaactaaaaacccatccaaccctcataaatctTGTCaataaggaatatgagcttagagtggcaaccactaggacccataggagtattgatTCTCTCATAATCAAActttgaaattgactcaacatccaccacactccaataccctatgtcTATTACAACGAAACACTAAGTGCTCAAATCCTTGACCTATTATCTACTACATGTAGACTTCCTAGGAACTGGTGtctgtaatctaataaggtagtgttatcatctatcaagattacctctcaaatccttgagttacaaaccttacttattatgtgatcaaatgacatactctagctccaaggagcatatgtcaaatttcactagaGGAATTACTGTGGCCACAGATTTCACGATTACATGTTCTATGGATCACCCAAGatgacacactgtctcaatcccatgagatatcatggtacctcttATCGAGAATACCTGTtaccaccaacctccatcaacagtTACCTAATCCATagagatatatgaccactttaaggtctcacccataggtcaaaaccttttgttgattttggcataaacttaatatcctttcaaggttgagagtccatgtagcttggtgaatcatgacagttgatagccttgcgtcatgattcatcataggtcttgtccagtgtgcatcacatacattaGTACACTCATCATGTGAAACCTATCCCGATAGCCAAGAGAAACCAttcctccaattaagaggtggtgcaTACAATTTctactggattgcccaaatccatgaaacaactgtggacaacttatctacttacaacgAACCCatgacttttattttttatgcaacccttaatgcatccaagtcatgtaaatgtaagagacatgggttgaatacttaaatcaatgtcaataaaCCAAAGGGATAGCAatgggatagttaagtctaactttgttacattatgtcttgcttttaggggtttaatcccaacaaactcccactagccCCAAAACTAGATTGGGCATTGTAGAAAGATTTTGCTCCATAGTCATATCACCTCCCTGTACTATCTTACAATGAGGTAACACTTTTTCTTTGTGCATTTCCTTTTCTAGTGGTACTTCAGTTCTTTAGACCATGCCACTATCTCATTGTTATCACATAATAGGATTTTAGACGATATAGCCAAGATAACCCATAAGCCAAAAGACTTTCTTTGttgttatagaaaaaaaaaagtcttaaagTGTACACATACCTAGATGTAGACTTTCGAGAGTCCTTATCAGCTTGAAGTCCAATTTCTCAGTATGAAAAGAGTACCAACTCATTGCAAAGACTCAAACATATAATCTCTTATTCTCTAAAGATACTATAGTATATGTTTGACATCCGCTCAAAGCTCTAATTAGGAAATGGACTAATATTTACCCATTATTCCTATAACAAAACAAATACATGGTCTAGTGCATAGTTTTGCATACTTAAGGTTATCCATTGGAGAGGCATTGGATACCGTCTTAATGCGATCTCTCTCCATAAATGTCCAAGAACATTTTTCCTAAGAAAGACAATTCCAAATCCAAAGAGTaacaaacccttcttggagttttgcATCATGTGCTTGACTAAATGCTTATCCATGTAGGTGACATGGtacaattttcctattcttacaAGCTTAAAGGACCTTAACCCCAAGAATGTATTGCAATTTCCTCTAAAACTTAGTAAACTACCAAATCTTGACTAATGGCAATATCCCTACATCATatccaatgagtagattgttATCTACCTACAAGATCTTAGAGTATCACCACACTTCCTTGTGTCTTCTTATACACATACACATAAgaccctttgctatgaaaatgttgGGTTATtaaatctcataaatgagacacATTACAATAGATAGGAGTAATATGATGAATTTAAGTATGATCACtgttgaaaaggttttccataattgaaacaaagtttctaattataacctttagctataatcttagccacataaaactcaagcttTCTATCTACTCCTATGTTTCTCTTAtagaccaacttacacctatgggttttatccctttaggtgcTTTTACAAGAACTTAAAATATGTTAGAACAGAAAGATTCTAACTACCTTTTCATAGCTCCTTGCCTTAAGTGAGCACAAACACTACTCACTACTTCATTTTAATCTATGGAATATGAACTTCCCACTATGATGAGGCACTAGTGTACTAGAAATCATAGGTATGGTATGTCTTTAACCCTTTGGATCCATAGTATCCTATGCAatgtgggactatcttctaataTATCCTCCAATCTGTATCACTCTTTGCTTTATTCTTTATCATATGGTCTTCATAAAAAAAGTTACATTTGTGTCAACAAATATCTTCTGATAATCCTGACTATAAAGGTAATAACCCAAAAATCCTCTTAGATATCCTATAAACTGATATACCTCTTAAGAAAAAGAGGCATTACATTGTCTATAAGACATATCCCTAAAAGAATCCagaaaaagatgagaaacctaTCCACGATCTCACTATGTCCAACCAAGTTTGATATATTCTTTCTCCTTCTCCATTTTGCAATGGAGACCCTGGTGCACATGGCTAGGAAATAATATCATGCTCTAatggaaaaaatcaaacttactaAACATATCACCTTGATCTAATTGAAGTGACTTGATATGTATACCCAATAGGTTATTCGATCCCaccttaaattcaattaatGTATCCAAGGCATCAGATCTCCTATGTACATATTCAAACCTAAagtaatcatcactaaaagtgatgaaatacccaTACCCTCTCCATGCATGGACACTAAAAGTTCCATACATGTCAGTATAAATTAACTCTAAACATTCCTTGGTTCTAATaatcttggtcattttaccatctatacagGATTTGTAGACTGAAAGATCTTCTAGAATCAAAGAGTCTAGACTTTactagtctttggatcctatttagattaatatgacctaggtctagaagccaaatttttaattagtgctaggttTAATCTTGAAATCAGACTGTTCTCATCACTTGGCAAAGTAataatggaatacatataaaGAAAGAGGATATTACCTCCCACTAACCTACATAACTAACGTTGCATttgaagctaaggtaagtataatcccatcatttagccttctcacttgttgaatacCCTGTAAGGACTTATAGACAGTGGGCTTGGAATTAATCCAACATAAATGGTGGAATCCATTACTAATTActcaaaaatgagaaaatgatgtatactttctttttttctttaggtAAACTGGACATTCTTTTTTGAGTGTCTTAAAATGTCAAAAAGGAATCATTTTCCCTTGAGCTTGCTTTCTTATTATTTctcttgaacttttttttttggtattgttctttttcttcttgataGAAGAACTTGAAGAACATTTGACTTCTATATGAACACCCTATAATCTTCGAGAATCTTTTTAGTCATcccaaaggaaaatgacaaaGTCTCTAAGATCATATAAATACTAGTGTTCATAACAATCCTAATAGTAGCTTATCAAAGTTGACCTActcttatcaccaaataaccattgaaaactagaaagagaatatcaaagtctctagtaatagacatgtgttgctattgcaacacattatccaaagatccaagtattaGACACTTGGTCTTCCGATTCATCTAATACCACCTTGATATACCACTCTTTTCTTTTGctaggttagttcataaggaataaCTAGCTTTACCTAAACTAACTTCTATGCAATTAATTACTATATCCATAATAAAATTAGTCCAATCGATTAGTTGGGCTTGCCCTATTGTGAGAAGGAGAGTGATTATAGAATCaacatgatatctataacaAAGAATATAACCAAGCAGATGACATAATTTAGCATTCATGACAATTGGtgattaatttagcaaaaatgtagtgcttTCAAATTACATGtccttttgcaaggtatcctagtatcataagaatcaagcctatgTGGGGCAagtcatgaccttattactagttagagaccctcTCAAATTGATCTCAATGCCTTAACCATAAAGGTATCAAAGACAAGATCAACATACTTTTTATTTGGCTCATAGATTATGCAAGTGAGACAGTGTGGGGCGATTCTACTACTTTGTATCCAATGTGAAAAGGataaccattgtccttgaactatcaatgtcaccaagtaaaGAACTCCACCGTGGAGGTGGTCACCCCCACTATAGACATATCTAGTCTCGTCCATGTAAAGAGTCCATATCTCTTGCTTCTTAGTTAACCCATcgtgaggatgatgatgaacccaaatcaaggTGGGCATGCCTAAGGCCCtctcccatttaattttttaagataaataagagcattttaaaatcattagtaATTTCcctaatgaataaattatctattttgaaaatttccaaaaatatttattttgtaattagaAACCTAGTGTAATAGGGAATCACcaacatgaaaaaatttaaaatttccttgagagtaattttcaaaaagaattttgataaaatatccactctcaaaattttaaaatctattttaataaaattctccttcatacacaattccaattaataaatattttatctaggatatgtttcaaagaaatttatttccatcaaattacttttggtaataatcttttaatgataaattatctctaatgaaaattttcaaaatatttattttccaaattgaaaacTCGTGTAATAAAgaaattaccaatttatgagattttgaataatcttgagagcatcttatccaagaaaggaacttttgcttctcatattaaaaaatcctcataagtttttttttccttataccTTACACTTTTCCtacttaataaatatttccacggaattttcataataatttattccattaaatactACCAAAAATAGAACgttttagtaattccttaatagataaaatattatctatgaAAGACCcccaaaaatgtttatttccaaaaaggaattaaccaatccattttggaaagtattgtcaaaatatttattatcttcattaaattactaaaccTTTCCAAAGTTATTTTGGCAACCCTTCTTACCATAAATTCTCTTtcatgagatttttcaaatccattatttacttttaaattgaGACTTCTAGGCTAAAAGAATTGCTATCTTATTTCTTATCATTGAACTATCCAAAAAGAATGGTTTCCTTctttctgtgcaactcctaatgcacacaagtcatgtacaatgtaagagacatgagttgaatgttcaaatcaatgtcaatacaccaaaaagaTAGCAaagggatagttaagtctaattttgttacatcatgtctcacttttaggggctcaatcccaaaaatctatataaattaaaacacaaaagcaatattgttattttgagctcatttgcaaaattttcaagattgccCTTAGATCTAAATGTTTTTTCATGTACTTTAAAgttgttttcttcattcttatttaggcttaaaaatgaaatcttaTCAAGAAATTGGATGAATAtgtgttttaatttaaaacctTAAGCCCACTTCttttaaagttgatttaaaaaaagtttttaaagggGTTACACAAGTTCCTAGGagattggaataaaaaatggaaagttTTTGTGCACTTTTGGGTGCAACTAGATGAGGGTAAATCAATTAAGAAACCGACTCAATCGGTTGGGCTCGTTTGATTAAGGATTGGTTAAAGGTGCACAAAATTTCTCTTCCACTAGCTAATATGAAGTCGGTTGAGGTTTTGGCTCACCCAGTTAAGCTTTTTtcaaacctaaaaaaaataaaaaaaaatcaatgatcaCTTATAGAGCGTTAAATGTATCTACGACTAGTCAACCATTCAAACTGTAGCTCTACCAGTTGAGGCTACTTTTTGCTATTTTAGGTGTCCAAAGTTGTTTTGTATAAATTGAAGAGCCCtactatatttattaaaaaaagagcaCCTACATTGTATTGAAAATCACTAACTTTCTCACTTTTAAAGCTTTTCATTTAATTGCATTGAATTTGAACTTGCTTCCTTAGTGCACCACAAAATCcattctagtttttcttgtattatAAACCAAATTCTTTTTAGGATTAGAAGTATTGAattcttttctcatttattctattttaagaaaaaaaaaaatttcaattgtgTGTAAACTTGAAGAAAGTGTGAAGGTCCATTAGAACCTTGTAATCCAAGAGTAAAAAGGTTGAAGACTTTAGTCTTAAGGTTTGGAGATAGTGAAACCTTTACTCAATTAAGAGTTTGATGAGAATGGATGTAAGTGGATTGTCAAATCATTGTAAAAGAGTTcgtatttttttctctctactcTTAACTCTTTTACTATTTTACTTAACTTTCCTTGTCTCattgaactttttaaaacattttcgAAAAGTTTTATAACACTAAATTCACCATCACTTCCCATCCCCTCTTTTTAGATAATTTGCTTGATTTAATTAGTCATCTTTCATAACTTGGTATTAAAGCTAGGactcttgtttttttatttaataatctaaAAGGATATGAAAAATTCTTACAACTCATCTCATATGGAAAGGTTTTCAATTAATCGACCTCTACTCTTTTCAAGAATTGATTATTCTTATTGGGCAACTAGAATGACAGTTTCTGAAATCATTTGATTACAGTCTTTAGGATGTCATTCAAAATAGTCCCCATATTCCAACTAAAGTAGAGAATGGAGTAGTTATTCCTAAACCAAGTCAAGAACGTGACGAGCTTGATGGAAAGAAAGCTCAATAAAATGCAagagttatttattatttacattgtgtaataaataaaaattagtataaTCTTGTGTGCCAAGGTGAATTTCTTAAGGATATGTGAAGACTACTTGAAACAACTCATGAGGGAACTAATCATGTCAAATGATCTAAAATGAATATTCTTATGCATAGTTTtgagttattttatatgaaaaataatgaatcCATTGTagagatgatcactaggttcaccgaTATCATCAATGGACTTCAAGCATCAGGAAAGATCTATAGAGAAACAAAGAAAGTGATGAAGATTCTAAGGTCTTTtctaaagaaatgaaataaaaaatcactatAATTCAAGAAGTCAAGGATCTCTCAAATTTTCCTTCAAAGGAATTAATTGGATCGTTAATGACTCATGAGATTACAATGAagagtcataaaaaaaaaaaaaaaaaaaaaagtagaagacaaaaaggaaaagaatattACTCTCAAGGCTTCCACCATTGATGAAGAAACTGGAGAGGAAGAAACTAGTAAAGAAGATGAGGATCTTACACTCATCACAAGGAAGTTCAAAAAGTTCATCAAATTTAAtaagaataaggaaaaaaaatttcaaccaaGGAAAAACTCTCAAAAAAAGAAGTCAacaaatggagaaaaataaaaaagggactTCATATGCTACAAATGCAATAAACATAGACATATCAAGTATGATTGTCTTCTctacaaaaataaagagaagaaatgaaagaagaaaactaTGGTGCCTATTTGGAGTGATAGTGAAGATGACtccatggaagaaaaaaatgaaaataaagtgaTCAACATATGcttcatgacaattgatgagcTAGATGAAGTAAATTCTAACTTAAACTACGAGGATTTACAAGATGCTTTTGAGGAACTCTATGAAGACCATGAAAAACTTAGTTCAAAAAatgtctctttaaaaaaaatcctatgtcTTGAAAAAGAATACAAGGATATGTAAGAAAAGTTTTACAAAAGCTTGaactctttcattttcaatatcatacatcatttttctcatcttttaTACCTATGGTTCTTGCATAAGTACTTGGAGAGGCTATTTTAATCTTTCataactaaatgaaaatttcatatCTTTTATATAGATAAAACAAAAAGTTTAACATTGACTTTGAGAGaacacttgaaaattatttctgGAATTGCCCGAGATCTTACATCTTCATGAGGACTCAAGATTAAGAATCATACATAGAGATCTAAAATCAAGCAATGTTCTATTAGATGTTGATATGATCCaaaaaatttcagattttggtATGACTAGATTGTTTGGTGGGAATCAAATTAAAGGTAGCATAAATCGGGTAGTTAGGACATAGTAAGTATCATATATGAGATACCAATAAGGAACACATGAttaaatcttaataatttttcttgtttgtCACT of the Vitis vinifera cultivar Pinot Noir 40024 chromosome 10, ASM3070453v1 genome contains:
- the LOC132254467 gene encoding G-type lectin S-receptor-like serine/threonine-protein kinase At1g11410; its protein translation is MDTRVLSVGGQDLFLRVDAITLAQNKRKKNIFHKKWLMVILTVGLALVTVLMVSLSWLAMKKRKGKGRQHKLLFNLNLSDTWLAHYSKAKQGNESRTPSKLQLFDLSTIAAATNNFSFTNKLGRGGFGSVYKGQLSNGQEIAVKRLSKDLGQGVEEFKNEVTLITKLQHRNLVKLLGCCIEEEEKVLIYEYMPNKSLDSFIFDETKRSMLTWEKRFEIIIGIAQGILYLHQDSRLRIIHRDLKASNVLLDVDMIPKISDFGMARLFGGNQIEGSTNRVVGTYGYMSPKYAMEGLFSIKYDVYSFGVLLLEIITGRKNTTYYYGSPSFNLVGYVWSLWTESKALDIVDLSLEKPNHTNEVLRCVHIGLLCVQEFVIDRPTMLTIISMLGNNSTLPLPNQPAFVVKPCHNDANSPSVEASINELTITMDAR